In Astatotilapia calliptera chromosome 23, fAstCal1.2, whole genome shotgun sequence, a genomic segment contains:
- the inha gene encoding inhibin alpha chain: MVSCTVLILGPLCIHGIIQACMGEELSRGAVLSWFKVRVLEGLGLEEPPLSTLQGPDADRVPPDTRHLHQRAHRTSRTSWVNPQTRPNQESSQIILFPGSDCTKSDSAQGETANRHMTYYFQPSINSQDTVVTSAHFWFFAGEAVTANSSAQLFIVTTALERLQAAEAPSNSSSDGWTTYHLDQNLLALVAEGPFLLQVHCPACQCHAGEPDKMPFLHLHVQPRGPSRSPRNAAVTIPWSPSAIYLLQRPSQERPLHSDCHRAEIDISFEELGWDNWIVHPKVLTFYYCHGNCSGGDLTTAMLGITQCCAPVPGTMRSLRITTTSDGGYSFKYETLPNIIPEECTCI; encoded by the exons ATGGTGTCCTGTACTGTCCTCATCCTGGGTCCTCTTTGCATCCATGGTATAATTCAAGCTTGCATGGGTGAGGAGCTGTCCCGTGGGGCTGTGCTATCCTGGTTCAAAGTACGGGTTCTGGAAGGTCTCGGGCTCGAAGAACCCCCTCTGAGCACGCTGCAAGGTCCCGATGCAGACAGGGTACCTCCTGATACGAGGCACCTGCACCAGAGGGCCCACAGGACAAGCAGAACATCATGGGTTAATCCTCAAACCCGTCCGAACCAGGAATCATCGCAAATAATTCTGTTCCCGGGTTCAG ACTGCACCAAATCGGACTCAGCTCAGGGAGAAACTGCAAACAGACATATGACATATTACTTCCAGCCCTCCATCAACAGCCAGGACACTGTAGTCACATCAGCCCACTTCTGGTTCTTTGCAGGCGAAGCAGTCACAGCTAACTCCTCCGCCCAGCTTTTCATTGTAACCACAGCACTAGAACGACTCCAGGCAGCGGAGGCTCCATCAAATTCAAGCTCTGATGGATGGACCACCTACCATCTGGATCAGAACCTGCTGGCCCTTGTCGCCGAAGGCCCCTTTCTTCTTCAGGTCCACTGTCCAGCCTGTCAGTGCCACGCAGGAGAACCAGACAAGATGCCCTTTCTTCACCTCCATGTTCAACCTCGTGGACCTTCCCGGTCACCCCGCAATGCAGCAGTGACCATTCCTTGGTCTCCCTCTGCCATCTATCTTCTGCAGCGGCCCTCTCAGGAAAGGCCTCTACACAGCGACTGCCACCGAGCAGAGATCGACATCAGTTTTGAGGAGCTAGGGTGGGACAACTGGATCGTCCATCCGAAAGTGCTGACGTTTTACTACTGTCACGGAAACTGCTCGGGTGGGGATCTAACCACTGCAATGTTGGGGATCACTCAGTGTTGCGCTCCTGTCCCGGGGACCATGAGGTCCCTGAGGATCACCACGACATCTGATGGTGGATACTCATTCAAGTATGAGAccttgcctaacattatacctgAAGAGTGTACATGTATCTGA
- the LOC113015567 gene encoding gap junction gamma-1 protein-like isoform X1, producing MSWSFLTRLLDEISNHSTFVGKVWLTVLIIFRIVLTAVGGETIYYDEQSKFVCNTQQPGCENVCYDAFAPLSHVRFWIFQVIMITTPTIMYLGFAMHKIARMEETDFRPGPKRKKRIPIIKRGAARDYEEVEDNGEEDPMIAEEIEPEKTDKAEQSSEKKHDGRRRILRDGLMKVYVCQLLWRSAFEVAFLFGQYILYGFEVIPSYVCTRSPCPHTVDCFVSRPTEKTIFLLVMYVVSFLCLLLTILEIIHLGIGSIRDTFRRRATLNTRTSRPPASRSMPTAPPGYHATMKKEKMKELRDLPMGDSGRESIGDEGPSSRELERLRRHLRLAQQHLDLAYQVDEGSPSRSSSPEVNTAAQTAAEQNRLNFAQEKQGEASEKGKEDARTSIRHTEFDTDEPGGIHA from the exons ATGAGTTGGAGCTTTCTAACCCGTCTGCTGGATGAGATATCCAACCACTCCACCTTCGTGGGGAAGGTCTGGCTGACTGTGCTCATCATCTTCCGCATTGTGCTGACGGCCGTTGGCGGCGAAACCATCTACTATGATGAACAGAGCAAATTTGTCTGCAACACACAGCAGCCTGGTTGTGAGAACGTGTGCTATGATGCATTTGCGCCGCTCTCACATGTCAGATTCTGGATCTTCCAG GTGATCATGATCACCACCCCAACCATAATGTACCTTGGATTTGCCATGCACAAGATCGCCCGCATGGAAGAGACGGACTTTCGGCCGGGCCCAAAGCGGAAGAAGAGAATACCAATCATTAAACGTGGGGCTGCGAGGGACTATGAAGAGGTAGAGGACAACGGAGAAGAAGACCCAATGATTGCTGAAGAGATTGAACCAGAAAAGACAGACAAAGCAGAACAAA GCTCAGAGAAAAAACATGATGGTCGCCGGCGGATCTTGCGTGACGGCCTGATGAAAGTCTATGTGTGCCAACTGCTGTGGCGCTCTGCCTTTGAGGTGGCCTTCCTTTTTGGGCAGTATATTCTTTACGGCTTCGAGGTGATTCCCTCCTATGTCTGCACTCGTTCTCCGTGCCCGCACACGGTGGACTGCTTTGTTTCCCGTCCCACGGAGAAGACGATCTTCCTTCTGGTGATGTACGTTGTGTCCTTTCTCTGCCTTCTCCTCACCATCCTGGAAATCATCCATTTGGGTATCGGCAGCATCCGTGACACTTTCCGCAGGCGGGCCACCCTCAACACACGCACCTCCCGTCCACCGGCCTCACGCTCCATGCCTACAGCTCCACCAGGATACCACGCCACcatgaaaaaggagaaaatgaaagagCTGAGGGACTTGCCAATGGGTGATTCTGGGCGAGAGAGTATTGGGGATGAGGGTCCCTCGTCCAGGGAGCTCGAGCGGTTGAGAAGACACCTGAGGCTGGCCCAGCAGCACCTGGACCTCGCCTaccaggtggatgaaggaagtCCTTCACGCAGCAGCAGCCCAGAGGTTAACACAGCTGCACAGACTGCTGCAGAGCAGAACCGTCTCAATTTTGCCCAGGAGAAGCAAGGAGAGGCGAGCGAGAAAGGTAAAGAAGACGCTCGGACCTCCATTCGACACACTGAATTTGACACAGATGAACCAGGAG GGATACATGCCTGA
- the LOC113015567 gene encoding gap junction gamma-1 protein-like isoform X2 yields MSWSFLTRLLDEISNHSTFVGKVWLTVLIIFRIVLTAVGGETIYYDEQSKFVCNTQQPGCENVCYDAFAPLSHVRFWIFQVIMITTPTIMYLGFAMHKIARMEETDFRPGPKRKKRIPIIKRGAARDYEEVEDNGEEDPMIAEEIEPEKTDKAEQSSEKKHDGRRRILRDGLMKVYVCQLLWRSAFEVAFLFGQYILYGFEVIPSYVCTRSPCPHTVDCFVSRPTEKTIFLLVMYVVSFLCLLLTILEIIHLGIGSIRDTFRRRATLNTRTSRPPASRSMPTAPPGYHATMKKEKMKELRDLPMGDSGRESIGDEGPSSRELERLRRHLRLAQQHLDLAYQVDEGSPSRSSSPEVNTAAQTAAEQNRLNFAQEKQGEASEKGIHA; encoded by the exons ATGAGTTGGAGCTTTCTAACCCGTCTGCTGGATGAGATATCCAACCACTCCACCTTCGTGGGGAAGGTCTGGCTGACTGTGCTCATCATCTTCCGCATTGTGCTGACGGCCGTTGGCGGCGAAACCATCTACTATGATGAACAGAGCAAATTTGTCTGCAACACACAGCAGCCTGGTTGTGAGAACGTGTGCTATGATGCATTTGCGCCGCTCTCACATGTCAGATTCTGGATCTTCCAG GTGATCATGATCACCACCCCAACCATAATGTACCTTGGATTTGCCATGCACAAGATCGCCCGCATGGAAGAGACGGACTTTCGGCCGGGCCCAAAGCGGAAGAAGAGAATACCAATCATTAAACGTGGGGCTGCGAGGGACTATGAAGAGGTAGAGGACAACGGAGAAGAAGACCCAATGATTGCTGAAGAGATTGAACCAGAAAAGACAGACAAAGCAGAACAAA GCTCAGAGAAAAAACATGATGGTCGCCGGCGGATCTTGCGTGACGGCCTGATGAAAGTCTATGTGTGCCAACTGCTGTGGCGCTCTGCCTTTGAGGTGGCCTTCCTTTTTGGGCAGTATATTCTTTACGGCTTCGAGGTGATTCCCTCCTATGTCTGCACTCGTTCTCCGTGCCCGCACACGGTGGACTGCTTTGTTTCCCGTCCCACGGAGAAGACGATCTTCCTTCTGGTGATGTACGTTGTGTCCTTTCTCTGCCTTCTCCTCACCATCCTGGAAATCATCCATTTGGGTATCGGCAGCATCCGTGACACTTTCCGCAGGCGGGCCACCCTCAACACACGCACCTCCCGTCCACCGGCCTCACGCTCCATGCCTACAGCTCCACCAGGATACCACGCCACcatgaaaaaggagaaaatgaaagagCTGAGGGACTTGCCAATGGGTGATTCTGGGCGAGAGAGTATTGGGGATGAGGGTCCCTCGTCCAGGGAGCTCGAGCGGTTGAGAAGACACCTGAGGCTGGCCCAGCAGCACCTGGACCTCGCCTaccaggtggatgaaggaagtCCTTCACGCAGCAGCAGCCCAGAGGTTAACACAGCTGCACAGACTGCTGCAGAGCAGAACCGTCTCAATTTTGCCCAGGAGAAGCAAGGAGAGGCGAGCGAGAAAG GGATACATGCCTGA